A region of Streptomyces halobius DNA encodes the following proteins:
- a CDS encoding MBL fold metallo-hydrolase, with translation MAAGIDHLVTSGTFSLDGGTWDVDNNVWIVGDDDEAIVIDAAHDAEAILKALGGRTLRAIICTHAHNDHIDAAPALATRTGARIHLHPDDLPLWKRTHPDNAPDAELADGQVLTIAGTDLTVLHTPGHAPGAVCLYARDLGTVFTGDTLFRGGPGATGRSFSDFPTIIESIRNRLLTLPPETAVRTGHGEGTTIGDEAPHLEEWVQRGH, from the coding sequence ATGGCGGCCGGCATCGATCACCTCGTCACCTCCGGCACCTTCTCGCTCGACGGCGGCACCTGGGACGTCGACAACAACGTGTGGATCGTGGGCGATGACGACGAGGCGATCGTCATCGACGCGGCGCACGACGCCGAGGCCATCCTGAAGGCGCTCGGCGGCCGGACGTTGCGCGCGATCATCTGCACCCACGCGCACAACGACCACATCGACGCCGCTCCGGCGCTGGCCACCCGTACCGGCGCGCGCATCCATCTGCACCCGGACGACCTGCCGCTGTGGAAGCGGACCCACCCCGACAACGCCCCGGACGCGGAGCTGGCGGACGGTCAGGTGCTCACCATCGCGGGGACCGACCTGACGGTGCTGCACACCCCGGGGCATGCGCCCGGCGCGGTCTGCCTCTACGCCCGCGACCTGGGCACCGTGTTCACCGGTGACACCCTCTTCCGGGGCGGCCCCGGTGCCACCGGCCGGTCCTTCTCGGACTTCCCGACGATCATCGAGTCGATCCGGAACCGGCTGCTGACCCTGCCGCCGGAGACGGCGGTACGGACCGGCCACGGCGAGGGGACGACCATCGGCGACGAGGCGCCGCATCTGGAGGAGTGGGTCCAACGGGGGCATTGA
- a CDS encoding S-(hydroxymethyl)mycothiol dehydrogenase, which produces MAQEVRGVIAPGKNEPVRLETILVPDPGPGEAVVKIQACGVCHTDLHYKQGGISDDFPFLLGHEAAGVVEAVGDGATDVAPGDFVILNWRAVCGACRACLRGRPQYCFDTHNARQRMTLKDGTELSPALGIGAFADKTLVAAGQCTKVDPEVSPAVAGLLGCGVMAGIGAAINTGGVGRGDSVAVIGCGGVGDAAVVGARLAGAARIIAVDIDDRKLTLARSMGATHTVNSRATDPVAAIRELTGGFGADVVIEAVGRPETYQQAFYARDLAGTVVLVGVPTPDMTLELPLLDVFGRGGALKSSWYGDCLPSRDFPMLIDLHQQGRIDLGAFVTETIGIEDVEGAFARMHAGDVLRSVVTL; this is translated from the coding sequence TTGGCACAGGAAGTGCGCGGCGTCATCGCGCCGGGGAAGAACGAACCGGTCCGGCTGGAGACGATCCTGGTGCCGGATCCGGGCCCCGGCGAGGCCGTGGTCAAGATCCAGGCGTGCGGGGTGTGCCACACCGATCTGCACTACAAGCAGGGCGGCATCAGCGACGACTTCCCGTTCCTGCTCGGGCACGAGGCGGCCGGGGTCGTGGAGGCGGTCGGTGACGGGGCGACGGATGTCGCGCCCGGGGACTTCGTCATCCTCAACTGGCGTGCGGTGTGCGGCGCGTGCCGGGCCTGTCTGCGCGGCCGCCCCCAGTACTGCTTCGACACGCACAACGCGCGGCAGAGGATGACGCTGAAGGACGGTACGGAGCTCAGCCCGGCCCTCGGCATCGGCGCGTTCGCCGACAAGACGCTGGTCGCCGCCGGGCAGTGCACCAAGGTCGACCCGGAGGTCTCGCCGGCCGTCGCCGGGCTGCTGGGCTGCGGGGTGATGGCGGGCATCGGTGCCGCCATCAACACCGGCGGGGTCGGCCGCGGCGACTCGGTCGCGGTCATCGGATGCGGCGGCGTGGGCGACGCGGCCGTCGTCGGCGCACGGCTGGCCGGGGCGGCCCGGATCATCGCGGTGGACATCGACGACCGCAAGCTGACGCTCGCCCGGTCCATGGGCGCCACCCACACCGTCAACTCCCGTGCCACCGACCCGGTCGCCGCGATCCGCGAACTGACCGGCGGCTTCGGCGCGGATGTCGTCATCGAGGCGGTCGGCCGCCCGGAGACGTACCAGCAGGCGTTCTACGCCCGCGACCTGGCCGGCACCGTCGTCCTCGTGGGCGTCCCCACCCCGGACATGACCCTGGAACTTCCCCTCCTGGACGTCTTCGGCCGCGGCGGCGCCCTCAAGTCCTCCTGGTACGGCGACTGTCTGCCCTCCCGTGACTTCCCGATGCTCATCGACCTGCACCAGCAGGGCCGGATCGACCTCGGCGCGTTCGTCACCGAGACCATCGGCATCGAGGACGTCGAGGGGGCCTTCGCGCGGATGCACGCGGGCGATGTGCTGCGTTCGGTGGTGACGCTCTGA
- a CDS encoding hemolysin family protein, producing MTTQLIAVAVLLVVIAWLAACAETGLARTTSFRAEEAVRSGRRGSAKLAAVAADPTRYLNVALLVRVGCEMAAGVLVTYACLRSFDETWHALTVAIGVMVLVSYVAVGVSPRTIGRQHPLNTATAAAYVLLPLARIMGPVPQLLILIGNALTPGKGFRKGPFASEAELRSLVDLAEQESLIEDEERRMVHSVFELGDTLVREVMVPRTDLVAVERYKTIRQALTLALRSGFSRIPVTGDNEDDIVGVVYLKDLARKVHISRDAETELVSSAMRPAVFVPDTKNAGDLLREMQQDRNHVAVVIDEYGGTAGIVTIEDILEEIVGEITDEYDRELPSVEDLGDGRYRVTARLDIGDLGELYGLAGLDDEDVETVGGLLAKLLGRVPIAGAKAEVDFSDHAFDPDLKALRLTAESPAGRRNKIITVLCEPIRAEGGSGAEEQRTGGRADG from the coding sequence ATGACCACCCAGCTGATCGCGGTCGCGGTGCTGCTCGTCGTGATCGCCTGGCTCGCCGCCTGCGCGGAGACCGGTCTGGCGCGTACGACGAGCTTCCGTGCCGAGGAGGCCGTCCGGTCCGGCCGCCGTGGCAGCGCCAAGCTCGCCGCCGTCGCCGCCGACCCCACCCGCTATCTCAATGTCGCGCTGCTGGTGCGCGTCGGCTGCGAGATGGCCGCCGGCGTCCTGGTCACCTACGCCTGTCTGCGCTCCTTCGACGAGACCTGGCACGCGCTGACCGTCGCCATCGGCGTGATGGTGCTGGTCTCCTATGTCGCCGTCGGCGTCTCACCGCGCACGATCGGCCGCCAGCATCCGCTGAACACCGCCACGGCCGCCGCGTACGTCCTGCTGCCGCTGGCCCGGATCATGGGTCCGGTGCCACAGCTGCTGATCCTGATCGGCAATGCCCTCACGCCCGGAAAGGGCTTCCGCAAGGGCCCGTTCGCCTCCGAGGCGGAGCTGCGGTCGCTGGTCGACCTCGCCGAGCAGGAATCGCTGATCGAGGACGAGGAGCGCCGGATGGTGCACTCCGTCTTCGAGCTCGGTGACACCCTCGTCCGTGAGGTGATGGTGCCGCGTACGGATCTGGTGGCCGTCGAGCGCTACAAGACCATCCGCCAGGCGCTGACCCTGGCGCTGCGCTCCGGTTTCTCCCGTATCCCGGTGACCGGGGACAACGAGGACGACATCGTCGGCGTGGTCTATCTCAAGGACCTCGCCCGCAAGGTGCACATCAGCCGGGACGCCGAGACCGAGCTGGTCTCCTCGGCGATGCGCCCGGCGGTCTTCGTCCCGGACACCAAGAACGCGGGTGATCTGCTGCGCGAGATGCAGCAGGACCGCAACCATGTCGCGGTGGTCATCGACGAGTACGGCGGCACCGCCGGCATCGTCACCATCGAGGACATCCTGGAGGAGATCGTCGGCGAGATCACCGACGAGTACGACCGGGAGCTGCCGTCCGTCGAGGACCTCGGCGACGGCCGCTACCGGGTCACCGCCCGGCTCGACATCGGCGATCTCGGCGAGCTCTACGGCCTGGCCGGGCTGGACGACGAGGACGTCGAGACGGTCGGCGGACTGCTCGCCAAGCTCCTGGGGCGGGTGCCGATCGCGGGTGCCAAGGCCGAGGTCGACTTCTCCGATCACGCCTTTGACCCGGATCTGAAGGCGCTGCGGCTGACCGCCGAATCTCCGGCCGGTCGCCGCAACAAGATCATCACGGTGCTGTGCGAGCCGATCCGCGCGGAGGGCGGGAGCGGGGCCGAGGAGCAGCGGACCGGCGGCCGGGCGGATGGCTGA
- a CDS encoding HAD family acid phosphatase: MPRPALSRRLRLGGAAVAALITGTAVFGIGQATAEHSVPRTDKEIPNLTQVQDKIKAYYGDTVTADGQHYASPDSNYARQVRGIEAKARAYLGKALAEKRRAGDAKPAIVLDMDDTTLLTYNYELQVGFAYTPESQDTYLESTDMDPVFGMNRLVNWAHDKGAEVFFLTGRKEKQREWSVRNLKNVGYGVPLDRTHVYLKNKENPPPYLPCGAGCTTTEFKSGTRKHIESLGYDIVANFGDQYSDLNGGYGDRTFKMPNPMYYLP, from the coding sequence ATGCCGCGCCCCGCCCTCTCCCGCCGCCTCCGCCTCGGCGGCGCCGCGGTCGCCGCCCTGATAACCGGCACCGCCGTGTTCGGCATCGGCCAGGCCACCGCCGAGCACTCCGTGCCGCGCACCGACAAGGAGATCCCCAACCTCACCCAGGTGCAGGACAAGATCAAGGCGTACTACGGGGACACCGTCACGGCCGACGGCCAGCACTACGCCTCCCCGGACAGCAACTACGCCCGCCAGGTCCGCGGCATCGAGGCCAAGGCCCGCGCCTACCTGGGCAAGGCGCTCGCCGAGAAGCGCAGGGCCGGGGACGCCAAGCCCGCGATCGTCCTCGACATGGACGACACCACCCTGCTCACCTACAACTACGAGCTCCAGGTCGGCTTCGCCTACACCCCGGAGAGCCAGGACACGTACCTGGAGTCCACCGACATGGACCCGGTCTTCGGCATGAACCGGCTCGTCAACTGGGCGCACGACAAGGGCGCCGAGGTCTTCTTCCTGACCGGCCGCAAGGAGAAGCAGCGCGAGTGGAGCGTACGCAACCTCAAGAACGTCGGCTACGGGGTGCCGCTGGACCGCACGCACGTCTACCTGAAGAACAAGGAGAACCCGCCGCCGTACCTGCCCTGCGGCGCCGGCTGCACGACCACCGAGTTCAAGTCGGGCACCCGTAAGCACATCGAGTCCCTCGGCTACGACATCGTCGCCAACTTCGGTGACCAGTACAGCGATCTGAACGGCGGCTACGGGGACCGGACCTTCAAGATGCCGAACCCGATGTACTACCTCCCGTAA
- a CDS encoding PhoH family protein, with protein MTQTPTQPQAHAQFTVPPKHPMVTVLGSGDALLRVIEKSFPATDIHVRGNEVSAVGDAHEVALIQRLFDEMMLVLRTGQPMTEDAVVRSIAMLRAAENGEGAAETPAEVLTQNILSNRGRTIRPKTLNQKRYVDAIDKHTVVFGIGPAGTGKTYLAMAKAVQALQAKQVNRIILTRPAVEAGERLGFLPGTLYEKIDPYLRPLYDALHDMLDPDSIPRLMAAGTIEVAPLAYMRGRTLNDAFIILDEAQNTNPEQMKMFLTRLGFDSKIVITGDVTQVDLPGGTKSGLRQVREILDGVDDVHFSLLTSQDVVRHKLVGRIVDAYEQYDNRNGK; from the coding sequence ATGACTCAGACACCCACGCAACCGCAGGCGCACGCCCAGTTCACGGTCCCGCCGAAGCACCCGATGGTCACGGTCCTGGGATCAGGAGACGCGCTACTGCGCGTGATCGAGAAGTCCTTCCCCGCGACCGACATCCATGTCCGGGGCAACGAAGTCAGCGCTGTCGGCGACGCCCATGAAGTCGCGCTCATCCAGCGCCTGTTCGACGAGATGATGCTGGTGCTCCGCACCGGGCAACCGATGACGGAGGACGCAGTGGTACGCTCCATCGCCATGCTGCGCGCGGCGGAGAACGGCGAAGGAGCAGCGGAGACACCCGCCGAGGTGCTCACCCAGAACATCCTCTCCAACCGCGGCCGCACGATCCGTCCCAAGACCCTCAACCAGAAGCGCTATGTCGACGCCATCGACAAGCACACGGTCGTCTTCGGCATCGGCCCGGCCGGCACCGGCAAGACGTATCTCGCGATGGCCAAGGCCGTGCAGGCGCTGCAGGCCAAGCAGGTCAACCGGATCATCCTGACCCGCCCCGCGGTCGAGGCCGGCGAGCGGCTGGGCTTCCTGCCCGGCACCCTCTACGAGAAGATCGACCCGTATCTGCGCCCGCTCTACGACGCGCTGCACGACATGCTCGACCCCGATTCGATCCCGCGGCTGATGGCGGCGGGGACGATCGAGGTGGCGCCGCTGGCCTATATGCGCGGCCGGACGCTCAATGACGCGTTCATCATTCTCGACGAGGCGCAGAACACCAACCCCGAGCAGATGAAGATGTTCCTCACCCGCCTCGGCTTCGACTCGAAGATCGTGATCACGGGTGATGTCACCCAGGTCGACCTCCCCGGGGGTACCAAGAGCGGTCTGCGCCAGGTCCGGGAGATCCTGGACGGTGTGGACGATGTCCACTTCTCCCTGCTGACCAGCCAGGATGTCGTCCGGCACAAGCTCGTCGGCCGTATCGTCGACGCGTACGAGCAGTACGACAACCGCAACGGAAAGTAA
- a CDS encoding carbohydrate kinase family protein: protein MSTGPRGVPTEVPEPAHTGAVPAVLDPLAAVRAEGDPRTDVYLTGTVFLDIIFTGLDSAPVRGTESWARGMGSSPGGVANMATALARLGLRTSLAAAFGDDKYGEYCWEALEQGEGIDLALSRMVPGWHSPVTVSMAYEGERTMVSHGHEAPPPESAFDGKHAPGCPPASRACVASLVPGRREGWPGCAAGRGSRIFADVGWDDSGRWDPADLADLEHCEAFLPNAEEAMRYTRTDCPRAAARKLAERVPLAVVTMGADGACAVDARTGETAEVPAIAVEALDPTGAGDVFVAGFVTGTLAGWPLADRLSFAGLSAALSVQEFGGSLSAPGWAEIAAWWQRVRMCGAGAPEELRRRYGFLDAVLPAAYRPAPRARAVPTIGFRRPA from the coding sequence GTGAGCACTGGTCCACGCGGTGTCCCGACGGAGGTTCCCGAACCCGCGCACACGGGTGCCGTGCCGGCGGTGCTCGATCCGCTGGCCGCGGTGCGCGCCGAGGGCGATCCGCGCACCGACGTCTATCTCACCGGCACGGTCTTCCTGGACATCATCTTCACCGGCCTGGACTCCGCCCCGGTACGCGGTACCGAGTCCTGGGCCCGGGGCATGGGCTCCAGCCCCGGCGGCGTCGCCAACATGGCCACCGCGCTGGCCCGCCTCGGGCTGCGCACCTCGCTGGCCGCGGCCTTCGGCGACGACAAGTACGGCGAGTACTGCTGGGAGGCGCTGGAGCAGGGCGAGGGCATCGACCTGGCGCTGTCCCGTATGGTGCCCGGCTGGCACTCCCCGGTCACCGTCTCCATGGCGTACGAGGGCGAACGCACCATGGTCTCCCACGGCCATGAGGCACCGCCCCCGGAATCCGCCTTCGACGGCAAGCACGCGCCGGGCTGCCCCCCGGCGTCCCGCGCCTGCGTCGCCTCGCTGGTACCGGGCCGGCGGGAGGGCTGGCCGGGCTGCGCGGCCGGCCGCGGCAGCCGCATCTTCGCGGACGTGGGCTGGGACGACAGCGGCCGCTGGGACCCGGCCGACCTCGCCGATCTCGAACACTGCGAGGCGTTCCTGCCCAACGCCGAGGAGGCGATGCGCTACACCCGCACCGACTGCCCGCGCGCGGCCGCCCGCAAGCTCGCCGAACGGGTCCCTCTCGCGGTGGTCACCATGGGCGCGGACGGCGCCTGCGCGGTGGACGCGCGGACCGGGGAGACGGCCGAGGTGCCCGCCATCGCCGTCGAGGCCCTGGACCCGACCGGCGCCGGCGATGTCTTCGTCGCCGGATTCGTCACCGGCACCCTGGCCGGCTGGCCGCTCGCCGACCGGCTGTCCTTCGCGGGGCTGAGCGCCGCCCTGTCGGTGCAGGAATTCGGCGGCTCGCTCTCCGCACCCGGCTGGGCGGAGATCGCCGCGTGGTGGCAGCGGGTCCGGATGTGCGGGGCGGGGGCGCCGGAGGAGCTGCGCCGCCGCTACGGGTTCCTGGACGCGGTGCTGCCCGCGGCGTACCGGCCCGCGCCGCGGGCCCGCGCCGTCCCCACGATCGGCTTCCGCCGGCCCGCCTGA
- a CDS encoding family 4 glycosyl hydrolase translates to MRLTILGGGGFRVPLVYRALLDDPARPVSEVTLYDTDPVRVRVIAGILARLAEGRPEPVAVRVARDLEDALTGADFVFSAIRVGGTAGRIRDERIPLSEGVLGQETVGAGGVLYGLRTIPVALRIAERVAALAPEAWVINFTNPAGMVTEAMSQVLGDRVIGICDSPVGLVRRAARAAGADPAAGQDPGRVSYDYVGLNHLGWLRALSVDGVELLPGLLADDTALGSFEEGRLFGADWLRALGALPNEYLHYYYFRRETLHSLRDTDETRGEFLDQQQGRFFERAAAADGPEAAYTLWERTRLEREETYMAHSREAGGGWQRDSHDLEGGGYDRVALALMHAIAGNTGARLILNVRNGTTVPQLAPDAIVETVCEVGSTGARPLPCGPLREDQLGLMLQVKAVERAAVEAATFKDRDAALRALALHPLVDSPAVAARILERAAGEE, encoded by the coding sequence ATGAGGCTCACGATTCTCGGCGGTGGCGGTTTCCGGGTGCCGCTGGTCTACCGCGCGCTCCTGGACGACCCGGCACGCCCGGTCTCCGAGGTGACGCTGTACGACACCGATCCGGTGCGGGTGCGGGTGATCGCCGGCATTCTGGCCCGGCTCGCGGAGGGGCGTCCCGAACCGGTCGCGGTACGGGTGGCGCGGGATCTGGAGGACGCGTTGACGGGCGCCGATTTCGTCTTCTCCGCGATACGGGTGGGCGGCACGGCGGGGCGTATCCGGGACGAGCGGATCCCGCTGTCCGAGGGCGTGCTCGGCCAGGAGACGGTCGGCGCGGGGGGCGTGCTGTACGGGCTGCGGACCATCCCGGTGGCGCTGCGGATCGCGGAGCGGGTCGCCGCGCTCGCGCCGGAGGCGTGGGTCATCAACTTCACCAACCCGGCGGGCATGGTCACCGAGGCGATGTCCCAGGTGCTGGGTGACCGGGTGATCGGGATCTGTGACTCACCCGTAGGGCTGGTGCGCCGGGCGGCCCGGGCGGCCGGCGCGGACCCGGCGGCGGGCCAGGACCCGGGCCGGGTCTCGTACGACTATGTGGGGCTCAACCACCTCGGCTGGCTGCGTGCGTTGAGCGTCGACGGCGTCGAGCTGCTGCCGGGGCTGCTCGCCGACGACACCGCGCTGGGCTCGTTCGAGGAGGGCCGGCTCTTCGGCGCCGACTGGCTGCGCGCCCTGGGCGCACTGCCGAACGAATATCTGCACTACTACTACTTCCGCCGGGAGACCTTGCACTCCCTGCGGGACACCGACGAGACCCGTGGTGAATTCCTCGACCAGCAGCAGGGCCGCTTCTTCGAGCGGGCCGCGGCGGCGGACGGCCCGGAGGCGGCGTACACGCTGTGGGAGCGGACCCGGCTGGAGCGCGAGGAGACGTACATGGCACACAGCCGCGAGGCCGGCGGCGGCTGGCAGCGCGACAGCCATGATCTGGAGGGCGGCGGTTACGACCGGGTCGCGCTGGCCCTGATGCACGCCATCGCGGGCAACACCGGGGCCCGGCTGATCCTCAACGTCCGCAACGGGACGACGGTGCCGCAGCTGGCGCCGGACGCGATCGTGGAGACGGTGTGCGAGGTCGGCTCGACGGGCGCCCGTCCCCTGCCCTGCGGGCCGCTGCGCGAGGACCAGCTGGGGCTGATGCTGCAGGTCAAGGCGGTCGAACGGGCGGCGGTGGAGGCCGCGACGTTCAAGGACCGGGACGCGGCACTGCGGGCACTGGCCCTGCATCCGCTGGTGGACTCCCCGGCGGTGGCCGCCCGCATCCTGGAGCGGGCGGCCGGGGAGGAGTGA
- the ybeY gene encoding rRNA maturation RNase YbeY, giving the protein MSIDVNNESGTDIDEQAVLDVARYAVARMRIHPLSELSVIVVDAEAMEQLHMQWMDLPGPTDVMSFPMDELRPPAKDDEEPPQGLLGDIVLCPEVARKQGEEAPTAHSMDEELQLLTVHGVLHLLGYDHEEPDEKAEMFGLQAAIIDGWRAERGLAGPSPAPTVT; this is encoded by the coding sequence ATGTCGATCGACGTCAACAACGAGTCCGGCACGGACATCGACGAGCAGGCCGTCCTGGACGTCGCCCGCTACGCCGTTGCCCGGATGCGTATCCACCCGCTGTCCGAGCTGTCCGTCATCGTCGTGGACGCCGAGGCCATGGAGCAGCTCCACATGCAGTGGATGGACCTCCCCGGGCCGACCGATGTCATGTCCTTCCCGATGGACGAGCTGCGTCCGCCGGCCAAGGACGACGAGGAGCCCCCGCAGGGGCTCCTCGGCGACATCGTGCTCTGCCCCGAGGTCGCCAGGAAGCAGGGCGAGGAAGCGCCGACGGCGCACTCCATGGACGAGGAGCTGCAGCTGCTGACCGTCCACGGCGTGCTGCACCTGCTCGGTTACGACCACGAAGAGCCCGACGAGAAGGCCGAGATGTTCGGCCTGCAAGCGGCGATCATCGACGGCTGGCGGGCGGAGCGGGGCCTGGCCGGCCCCTCGCCGGCCCCCACCGTGACCTGA